In Opisthocomus hoazin isolate bOpiHoa1 chromosome 3, bOpiHoa1.hap1, whole genome shotgun sequence, a genomic segment contains:
- the TUBB6 gene encoding tubulin beta-6 chain, which produces MREIVHIQAGQCGNQIGTKFWEVISDEHGIDPAGGYVGDSALQLERINVYYNESSSQKFVPRAVLVDLEPGTMDSVRSGPFGQLFRPDNFIFGQTGAGNNWAKGHYTEGAELVDSVLDVVRKECEHCDCLQGFQLTHSLGGGTGSGMGTLLISKIREEYPDRIMNTFSVMPSPKVSDTVVEPYNATLSVHQLVENTDETYCIDNEALYDICFRTLKLTTPTYGDLNHLVSATMSGVTTSLRFPGQLNADLRKLAVNMVPFPRLHFFMPGFAPLTARGSQQYRALTVPELTQQMFDAKNMMAACDPRHGRYLTVATVFRGPMSMKEVDEQMLAIQNKNSSYFVEWIPNNVKVAVCDIPPRGLKMASTFIGNSTAIQELFKRISEQFSAMFRRKAFLHWFTGEGMDEMEFTEAESNMNDLVSEYQQYQEATANDGEEAFEDDEEEINE; this is translated from the exons ATGAGGGAGATCGTGCACATCCAGGCGGGACAGTGCGGAAACCAGATCGGGACCAAG TTTTGGGAAGTGATAAGCGATGAGCACGGCATCGACCCGGCCGGAGGCTATGTGGGTGACTCAGCGCTGCAGCTGGAAAGGATCAATGTCTACTATAATGAATCATCGT CCCAGAAATTCGTACCGAGAGCAGTCTTAGTGGACTTGGAGCCAGGAACCATGGATAGTGTGCGATCCGGTCCTTTTGGTCAGCTCTTTCGGCCTGATAATTTCATCTTTG GACAAACTGGTGCAGGAAACAACTGGGCTAAAGGACACTATACAGAAGGGGCAGAGTTGGTTGACTCCGTACTTGATGTAGTAAGAAAAGAGTGTGAACACTGCGATTGTTTGCAAGGATTTCAGCTCACTCATTCCCTGGGAGGAGGGACAGGGTCTGGCATGGGAACCCTACTCATCAGCAAGATACGAGAGGAATATCCGGACAGGATAATGAATACCTTTAGCGTCATGCCCTCCCCAAAGGTTTCTGATACAGTGGTGGAGCCTTATAATGCTACACTCTCGGTCCACCAACTGGTTGAAAATACAGATGAAACCTACTGTATTGACAATGAAGCTTTGTATGACATTTGCTTCCGCACTCTGAAGCTCACCACTCCAACATACGGTGATTTAAACCACTTAGTTTCTGCCACCATGAGTGGGGTAACTACATCCCTGCGTTTTCCCGGCCAGCTGAATGCTGACCTCCGGAAGCTGGCAGTAAATATGGTCCCTTTCCCACGCCTTCACTTTTTCATGCCAGGCTTCGCTCCTTTGACAGCCCGAGGCAGCCAACAATACCGAGCACTCACTGTTCCAGAGCTCACCCAGCAGATGTTTGATGCCAAAAATATGATGGCAGCCTGTGATCCAAGACATGGCCGATATTTGACAGTGGCTACTGTCTTTCGTGGTCCCATGTCCATGAAGGAGGTTGATGAGCAGATGTTGGCCATCCAGAACAAGAACAGCAGTTACTTTGTGGAGTGGATCCCAAACAATGTCAAGGTGGCAGTATGTGACATACCTCCTCGTGGCCTCAAGATGGCTTCCACATTCATTGGCAACAGTACTGCTATTCAAGAGCTCTTCAAAAGGATCTCGGAGCAGTTTTCAGCCATGTTCAGGAGAAAGGCCTTCCTTCACTGGTTTACAGGAGAAGGAATGGATGAAATGGAATttacagaagcagaaagcaacatGAATGATCTGGTTTCAGAGTATCAGCAATACCAAGAAGCAACAGCAAATGATGGAGAGGAAGCatttgaagatgatgaagaagaaaTCAATGAATGA